Proteins encoded by one window of Pristiophorus japonicus isolate sPriJap1 chromosome 17, sPriJap1.hap1, whole genome shotgun sequence:
- the LOC139228296 gene encoding uncharacterized protein yields MPKRYNTQHIANALSETGDEIFKVPTVTTRVAISREKDPIEWKLASTYVQKKLIKETRQTPHRPPPQTPHRPLPQTPHRPLPQTPHHPLPQTPHRPPPQTPHRPLPQTPHRPLPQTPHHPPPQTPHHPPPQTPHRPLPQTPHRPLPQTPHRPLPQTPHRPLPQTPHRPLPQIPHRPLPQTPHRPLPQTPHHVCLIDMLLGPTVQQ; encoded by the exons ATGCCCAAAAGGTACAACACCCAACACATTGCAAATGCATTAAGCGAGACTGGGGATGAAATCTTCAAGGTTCCAACAGTCACCACCAGGGTGGCAATTAGCAGAGAGAAGGACCCAATTGAGTGGAAACTGGCCAGTACCTATGTTCAGAAGAAGCTGATAAAAGAAACTCGG caaacccctcaccgtccacccccccaaacccctcaccgtccgctcccccaaaccccacaccgtccgctcccccaaacccctcaccatccgctcccccaaacccctcaccgtccacccccccaaacccctcaccgtccgctcccccaaaccccacaccgtccgctcccccaaacccctcaccaTCCGCCCCCCCAAACACCTCACCATccgcccccccaaacccctcaccgtccgctcccccaaacccctcaccgtccactcccccaaacccctcaccgtccactcccccaaacccctcaccgtccgctc CCCCAAACCCCACACCGTCCGCTCCCCCAAATCCCACACCGTCCGCTCCCCCAAACCCCACACCGTCCGCTCCCCCAAACTCCACACC